One genomic region from Bactrocera tryoni isolate S06 chromosome 3, CSIRO_BtryS06_freeze2, whole genome shotgun sequence encodes:
- the LOC120771670 gene encoding protein late bloomer — translation MGCATTTVKISSILLNTLLALFSIAAIVLIAINPGSVPDDWDIPAYIIFGLVIVFAVIGCVAALRESICLTVTCAVFLLLLAILQIAVTINILNDRHTQSGIAIVEDAWDHDKIDALQREYECCGKDSSQDYILLNRQIPLSCYEGQNDADANNIYTEGCSAKLQRYYDSETTSIAVSSWIIAAIEIIGFLLAVFLVINFRNKQRRMQF, via the exons ATGGGCTGTGCTACGACCACCGTAAAAATATCTTCGATTCTCTTAAACACACTTTTGGCG CTTTTTAGTATTGCCGCCATTGTGCTGATCGCCATCAATCCGGGTTCGGTGCCAGACGACTGGGACATACCGGCATACATCATCTTCGGCTTAGTCATAGTGTTCGCCGTAATAGGTTGTGTGGCAGCGCTGCGTGAGTCAATTTGCCTCACTGTGACC TGCGCCGTTTTCTTGCTGCTGTTGGCAATTCTGCAAATCGCCGTTACGATCAACATTTTGAACGATCGTCACACGCAGAGCGGCATAGCAATCGTGGAAGATGCCTGGGATCACGACAAAATCGACGCTTTACAGCGAGAGTATGAGTGCTGTGGCAAAGATAGCTCGCAAGATTATATTTTACTGAATCGTCAGATACCGCTCAGCTGCTATGAGGGTCAAAATGATGCGgatgcaaataatatttataccgAAGGTTGCAGCGCCAAGTTGCAGCGATACTACGATAGCGAGACCACGAGCATCGCTGTGTCGTCGTGGATAATTGCGGCCATTGAG ATAATTGGCTTTTTGCTGGCCGTATTTTTGGTCATCAATTTCCGCAATAAACAAAGACGCATGCAGTTCTAA